AAATGCTCGGAGAACGACGTTTTAGTTTGATAAACAGCAATTTTAAACTGTTTATTTCAGAAGATTCGAAGCCGGTTTTTAATAATTTTTTTAGAAAAATTTACTCCACCAATGCAAATGAATCGTGCGAAGTGTTACTGGGCTATGATAAAAAACCTTTGTGCCCGGTGTATATGGAAGGAGTTGTGACTGAAGAGGATCAGAAATGCCTTTTGTCGGTGGTGAATATTTCAAAATTTAAATAAGCTTGCGAATACCCCTTCTGTAGGCAGGCATCTGGTACCAATAAAATCCATCGTCCTAAAATATTAGCTATCAGACTATAATAGTAGTAAATTCACTTTAAACACTACCTTTAGAAAGATTAAATACAAAAAGTAAATGCAGGTAGCCATAAACAGAAAGGACATAAAATTTATGCCTGATTCATCGAGGGTAATTGCACGGTTTCTATACACCGGCGATGAACGGGCGCTAAATACCATTCGATCGGTACTTGGCATAACAGAAGTATCAGCATTAGAGGCGCTAAATCCCATTCTAAGGGACTACTCCATGCGTCATAGAAATATCTCTAAAATATTTGAAAAACACTTTAACAAAATTTCTCATCTGTTAAAACAGTTGAAAATTGATTCTGACACTCTCAGCGTATTTCAAAAAATACTGATTGGCTCCTACTTTACCATGGAATATTCAATTGAATCGGCAGCCTTTTTTAATCCGTCGATTATGGAGCATCCCGATCAGTCGGAGACGGGCACGGAAGAAAAAAGGGTTATTCTAAGTTTCAGGGCGACCGGAGAAGGACATATTTCTTCTATTGTTTTCAGAACAGGAGTCCTGGATAAAAACAACAATCTTTCGATTGAACCGGTGGGCAAAATGCTGGAAGAAGCAAAGCATATCAGGAGGTATGTATATGAAAAAGATGCCTTCAAAAGCAAACTGAACGAGATGAAGGATTTTCACGCCATTATTCCTCCTGGTCTAATTCTGGATAAGTTGAACGATACATTTACGTATGGAGAACTGCGCGATTGTATAAAAGAAGGTAGAAAATCATTGCATCTTGCAGCAGATAAAGAAATTCTGTTTAACCAGATTATCTGGCTGGCCTCGTCACATTACGAACTTGATTTCTCATTAGATACCAACATTTCGGAACGGGTAATTTTTCCGGTTTCGACAAATGAAAAAAATGGAATTGAAGATGCACGTTTCGTAAAATTTGCTGATGATGACGGCAAAATGAATTATTATGCCACCTACACCGCATACGACGGCACCACCATTTTACCTAAAATGCTTGACACAAGAGATTTTTACCATTTCAGGGTGTTGCCTCTTCATGGCGAGATTGCCCAAAACAAAGGAATGGCACTTTTCCCGCGCAAAGTGAACGGTAAATATGCCATGCTGTGCCGTTTGGATGGTTTCAACAATTACATCGCTTTTTCTGATAATATTTCAATTTGGCGCGAAGCAAAATTGTTGCAGCAGCCAAAATTTCCGTGGGAATTTATTCAAATCGGAAATGGAGGCTCTCCTATTGAAACACCGGAAGGTTGGCTGGTAATTACACACGGAGTAGGACCGATGCGCGAATATGTTCTCGGTGCATCGCTGTTCGATCTTCAAAATCCGGAAAAAGAGATTGGCCGGTTGAAATCGCCACTGCTAATACCTAATACCGAAGAGAGAGAAGGATACGTGCCCAATGTAGTTTATTCCTGCGGATCGATGATCAATAATGATGAGTTGATAATTCCATACGCCATGTCGGATTATGCATCTACTTATGCCACCGTTAACCTTAGAGAACTTTTGAATGAGTTGAAGAATTCGAAATAACCTCACTTTTCTGGCATAAAAATGTGTGAATGATGTAACTATTATCAAGAATTGTGTAACATAACATTCATTAAAAAGCCTGATATTTAAAAATCTAGACAAATAGTTAATAAGCGGGTATTTGTTTAAATCCTTAAATTAAATGCTATGGCTAATTCAACTACCAATCAAAACTCAGGAAAAAGAAAATCAACACCTTCTGCAAAGGAAGCTTTAATTACCTCTGAAATTCGTTACCGCCGCTTATTTGAATCGGCAAAAGACGGAATTTTAATTCTTGATGCCGAAACGGGGATGATTGTTGACGTGAATCCGTTTTTAATAGAGTTACTGGGTTATTCGAAAGAAAGTTTTATTGAAAAAACAATATGGGAAATAGGGTTCTTAAAGGATATTATTGACAATAAAGAAAAATTTCTGGAATTACAGCAAAAGAAATATGTCCGTTATGAAGATTTACCTCTGGAAACAGCAGACGGGCGAAGAATTCATGTAGAATTTGTGAGCAATGTATACTTATCAGACAGTCAAAAGGTTATCCAATGCAATATACGCGATATAACAGAGCGCAAGCTATCAGAAGCGACAATTATCAATGGAAAAAATATGCTGCGTACATTGATAGATAACCTTCCCGCAATGATTTATATTAAAGATATTGAGTGCAGGAAAGTTATTGCCAATATAACTGATATCAAAAATATTGGATATCAAAACGAAGAAGAGATCCTTGGAAAAACAGACATTGAACTTTTCCCGGGGGACATTGGCCAACGAGGTTATGCCGATGATCAAAAGGTAATTAACTTAGGAATAGCAATCAATAACAGGGTTGAAGATTTTTACAATAGCGAAGGGAAAAGAAGTTGGATATCCACTACTAAAATACCTTTAAGAAATAACGAAGGTGAAATTACCGGACTTGTTGGGATCGGCTATGATATTACTGAAAGTAAAAAGATTGAGGAAGAATTGACTTATGCCAAAGAAAAGGCAGAAGAAAGCGACCGTCTGAAATCAGCTTTTTTGGCCAATATGAGCCATGAAATCCGCACACCAATGAATGGTATTCTTGGGTTTACAAATCTTTTGCAAGACCCTGAGTTAACCGGCGAAGAACAGCAAGAATATATTGGAATTATTCAAAAAAGTGGCGATCGAATGTTAAATACGGTGAATGATATTATCAATATCTCCAAAATTGAAGCCGGGCAAACGACAGTTTTTGTTTCTGAATTTAATATTGACGAACAACTCAAAACTATTTATTCCTTTTTTAAACCGGAAACCGATAAAAAAGGCATCCAATTTATTTTAAAAAATTCATTGACAGAACAGGACGATGTGATTGAATCTGACAAGGAGAAACTAGATTCAATTCTCACAAATCTGGTTAAAAATGCTATTAAATTTTGTGATAAGGGCAAAATTGAATTTGGCTGTTTTAAAAAAGAAAGAGGACTGCAATTTTATGTTAAGGATTCAGGCATTGGTATACCCCTCAACAGACAGCAAGCCATTTTCGAACGTTTTATTCAGGCCGATATTGATGATAAGAATGCACTGCAAGGATCGGGGTTGGGTTTAGCAATTGCAAAAGCATATACAAAAATGCTGGGTGGAAAAATTTGGGTTGAAAGCGCAGAAGGCCAGGGGTCGACTTTCTTTTTTAATATTGCTTACAAATCTAATAAAGTGCACAGGTAATCATCCCGGCCCGAACTTCTTTTGCGCCGGAAGATGTCCGCGTAAAAACAATTGAAGAGGCTTGTAGCTTTTATATACTGTAACCGGATAATAAAGCAGCTTACTAAAAGTTACAGTACAACATTGCACCAGTAGAAATGTGTGAATGATGTAAATATTATTCAGAATTATGCAACACTTCCTGCGCACTTTCAACGTAATTTTATAAAAATAATTAAAGCTCTTTGTAGTGTTAATAAAAACTATGAGATGAAAAATTCACTTTATATCGTCGCGGGGCTACTTGCACTTCTTTGGGCTATAATAACATTTGGGTTCTACTCATTCCGCTATTTTGATTTACTTCTTCTTGTGGCAGGTTTTATGGTACTTCTCCAAATTCTTTTTAATAAAAAGTCACCCCGGAATCATAATAAATAAACTTTAAACAATTGAAATGAAAAAACAGATTTTAACTGTCGTTTTACTGATGACAGCAAGTGTAATTTTTGCGCAGGGTCCGATTAATAAAGGCGAAACCCAAGTAAATTTCGGAGTTGGGCTTTCTTCATGGGGAGTTCCCGTTTATGTGGGATTTGATTATGGAGTTCATCCCGATATCACGCTGGGAGCAGAACTATCGTATCGCTCCTATAACAACAATTGGAACCAAAATAAATACAATCACTCCATTATTGGTTTTTTGGGCAATGCCAATTATCACTTCAACAATGTGTTGAATATACCTTCTCCCTGGGACTTTTACGCAGGGCTAAATCTTGGCTTTTACAACTGGAACTCACCTAACGATTACGATGGCTCACATAATTCTGGAGTTGGACTGGGCGCTCAGATAGGAGGCCGGTACTATTTCAGTAATAAAGTGGGTATAAACCTGGAATTTGGTGGCGGAAATGCTTTTAGTAACGGAAAATTTGGATTAACAATTAAAATATAATTATGGAAACAGAATTTGGCGTGTACGAATGGGGAAGAGTAAAGGAACAACTTAGAACTAAATTTCCTGAATTATCCAATGCTGACTTGGTTTGGGGAAGAACCACACGAGATGATTTAATAGAAATGATTTCAACCAAATTGGGCAAAAAAAAAAAGACTTGATAGATGTAATTGACTCATTGGTGTATTCTTCCTGACCGGAAAAATGACAATATGAAAGTATTGGAATGAAATAATGAATTATAGATTAACTATTAATTAGTAAAGATATGTACGTCGGGTTATTGAGAATATCAGGCGTCGCCAAAAAATAAATTATAAGCACATGAATTATTTGTATTTAATTTTTCCGATAGTAATTTTTTTGCTCTTAGGCATTAGAATTGTCAGACCAACACACCGCGGACTTATTGAGCGTTTGGGGAAATATAAAAAACTCGCTGATCCCGGATTTCACTGGATTATACCGGCTGTCGATCGCCTTTTTATGGTCAACATTACCGAACAAATGGTGGATGCCGAACCTCAGGAAATTATTACCAACGATAACCTGAACGCAAGTGTAGATGCCCAGGTATATTTTCGTGTAAAAGCGGATGAGGAAAGTATAAAAGGTTCAACCTATGATGTTGACAACTACCAATGGCAGATTGTAAACCTGGCGCGTACAACGCTTCGTAATATTATAGGTACACTCACCTTAAAATCGGCGAATAGCGAACGTGGCAAAATAAACACCGAATTGCATGAAACCCTGCACAAAGAAACCAAAAACTGGGGAATTGAAATTATACGTACTGAATTAAAACAGATTGATCCCCCTTCGGATGTGCAGGAAACCATGAATAAAGTGGTGAAAGCCGAAAACGAAAAAATTGCAGCCATTGATTCTGCAACAGCTGCCGAAACGGTTGCTGACGGAGTAAAACGCGCCAAAATAAAAGAAGCAGAAGGCTACAGACAATCGAAAATATTGCATGCACAGGGAGAAGCAGAAGCTATAAAACTGGTTAACGAAGCTGCCGATAAATATTTTATTGGTAATGCTCAGCTTTTGCGAAAACTGGAAGCCCTGGAAGCATCGCTGGGTAACAACGCAAAAATTGTGGTACCAACCGGTTCCGATTTAGTAAATGTTATCGGGGAAATGGCCGGGATAGTGCCTGTAGAAAGAAGACAGAAATAAATTATACACAATGAAACAGGCAAAACAATTAGGAATTTG
This is a stretch of genomic DNA from uncultured Draconibacterium sp.. It encodes these proteins:
- a CDS encoding glycoside hydrolase family 130 protein — translated: MQVAINRKDIKFMPDSSRVIARFLYTGDERALNTIRSVLGITEVSALEALNPILRDYSMRHRNISKIFEKHFNKISHLLKQLKIDSDTLSVFQKILIGSYFTMEYSIESAAFFNPSIMEHPDQSETGTEEKRVILSFRATGEGHISSIVFRTGVLDKNNNLSIEPVGKMLEEAKHIRRYVYEKDAFKSKLNEMKDFHAIIPPGLILDKLNDTFTYGELRDCIKEGRKSLHLAADKEILFNQIIWLASSHYELDFSLDTNISERVIFPVSTNEKNGIEDARFVKFADDDGKMNYYATYTAYDGTTILPKMLDTRDFYHFRVLPLHGEIAQNKGMALFPRKVNGKYAMLCRLDGFNNYIAFSDNISIWREAKLLQQPKFPWEFIQIGNGGSPIETPEGWLVITHGVGPMREYVLGASLFDLQNPEKEIGRLKSPLLIPNTEEREGYVPNVVYSCGSMINNDELIIPYAMSDYASTYATVNLRELLNELKNSK
- a CDS encoding SPFH domain-containing protein, producing MNYLYLIFPIVIFLLLGIRIVRPTHRGLIERLGKYKKLADPGFHWIIPAVDRLFMVNITEQMVDAEPQEIITNDNLNASVDAQVYFRVKADEESIKGSTYDVDNYQWQIVNLARTTLRNIIGTLTLKSANSERGKINTELHETLHKETKNWGIEIIRTELKQIDPPSDVQETMNKVVKAENEKIAAIDSATAAETVADGVKRAKIKEAEGYRQSKILHAQGEAEAIKLVNEAADKYFIGNAQLLRKLEALEASLGNNAKIVVPTGSDLVNVIGEMAGIVPVERRQK
- a CDS encoding PAS domain-containing sensor histidine kinase — translated: MANSTTNQNSGKRKSTPSAKEALITSEIRYRRLFESAKDGILILDAETGMIVDVNPFLIELLGYSKESFIEKTIWEIGFLKDIIDNKEKFLELQQKKYVRYEDLPLETADGRRIHVEFVSNVYLSDSQKVIQCNIRDITERKLSEATIINGKNMLRTLIDNLPAMIYIKDIECRKVIANITDIKNIGYQNEEEILGKTDIELFPGDIGQRGYADDQKVINLGIAINNRVEDFYNSEGKRSWISTTKIPLRNNEGEITGLVGIGYDITESKKIEEELTYAKEKAEESDRLKSAFLANMSHEIRTPMNGILGFTNLLQDPELTGEEQQEYIGIIQKSGDRMLNTVNDIINISKIEAGQTTVFVSEFNIDEQLKTIYSFFKPETDKKGIQFILKNSLTEQDDVIESDKEKLDSILTNLVKNAIKFCDKGKIEFGCFKKERGLQFYVKDSGIGIPLNRQQAIFERFIQADIDDKNALQGSGLGLAIAKAYTKMLGGKIWVESAEGQGSTFFFNIAYKSNKVHR